The DNA sequence ATCACCGCGTCTTCTGCCTCGGCGGCTGAAATCCGGCGCACGGGGCAAACATCCTTCGGATGCTTGTCCATGTTGATGCAAACGTAATATCTGTATTTCCTGCCGTTTTTCTTCGTCCAGCCTGGCCGCATGGAGCAGCCGCAATGCCCGCAGCGGATGATTCCCTTGAGCATGGCTGGAGTGGTGAATCTTGTTTCCGTGGCACGGGTGCGGGTGTTCCGTTCCAGAATGGCGTGAACGGCGTCCCATGTTTCCTGGTCAATGAGCGCGGGATGCTCGCCGTTGTAGAGCTTTTCTTTGTGCTCGACCTTGCCGAGATATTTCGGATTATTCAGCATCCTGTAAATGTGCGATTTGTTGATCGGTGTTCCCTGACGTGTTTTGCCTTTAGCGGTTGTCCACGCTTTGGATGTGATGCCTTGGGCGCGCAGTTCCTGTGCCAATTTCGTCGTGGATTCCAGTTCGATGAAGCGGGAGAAAATGGATTTTACCGTTTCCGCCTCATCTTTGTTGATGACCAGTTTTCCGTCTACTAAATTATAACCCAGCACCGGCGTGCCGCCTGTCTGCATGCCGCGCTGTTTCTGCATGGCAATTTTATCGCGGATGCGTTCGCCGATTATTTCCCGTTCAAATTGGGCGAAAGACAACAGAATGTTAAGGGTGAGTCTGCCCATGGAGGTTGTCGTTGAGAATTGTTGGGTTACGGACACGAAGGTAACGTTATGCTTGTCGAACGTGTCGATGAGTTCGGCGAAGTCGAGCAGGCTTCTGGAAAGTCTATCGATTTTGTAAACTAAAACGATGTCGATTTTCCCGGCACGGATGTCGACCAGCAGTTTCTTCAGCGCCGGGCGTTCCAGGTTGCCGCCGGAAAAGCCGCCGTCCTCATAGCGTTCGGGAAGACACACCCAGCGTTCGGCTTTCTGGCTGGCAATGTAATTCTCGCCCGCTTCCCGCTGGGCGTCGAGGGAATTGAATTCCGAATCAAGCCCCTCCTCGCTGGATTTCCGGCAATATATGGCGCAACGGATGGGACGTTCTGTTTTATCATGTTCGCTCATTCACTTCCTCCCTTCTTTCTTATACCAAAGAACGCCGGTCCCGACATGTGCGAGCCCGTGATTTCCCTGGCGATGGAACTCAAACTCCGGTAGACGCCGTTTTTGTACTGGAAGCCGTTATCCAGCACGACCACTTCGTGCCGTTCGCCTAGATATTCCCGCACGAGTTTGGTTCCAATGGCTGGCGCACCCTTGCGTTCCTTAAGCTGTTCCTTTTCCTTGCCGGGAATTCCGTGCGTTTCGTCGATGGAGATAAGTCTTTCACGGGCTTCAGGCGAA is a window from the Bacteroidota bacterium genome containing:
- a CDS encoding recombinase family protein yields the protein MSEHDKTERPIRCAIYCRKSSEEGLDSEFNSLDAQREAGENYIASQKAERWVCLPERYEDGGFSGGNLERPALKKLLVDIRAGKIDIVLVYKIDRLSRSLLDFAELIDTFDKHNVTFVSVTQQFSTTTSMGRLTLNILLSFAQFEREIIGERIRDKIAMQKQRGMQTGGTPVLGYNLVDGKLVINKDEAETVKSIFSRFIELESTTKLAQELRAQGITSKAWTTAKGKTRQGTPINKSHIYRMLNNPKYLGKVEHKEKLYNGEHPALIDQETWDAVHAILERNTRTRATETRFTTPAMLKGIIRCGHCGCSMRPGWTKKNGRKYRYYVCINMDKHPKDVCPVRRISAAEAEDAVMRQLRIILQRPEIVAHTARAEAIVEANLTEGDIRHYLRNVDAVWEYL
- a CDS encoding DUF2924 domain-containing protein, which produces MNRKKGSVKKENKPKGNAASGLDKDKTILAQVVALATMDFENLKTKYAALFGKEPPSRSRVQLVSRLAYRIQEIAYGGLSPEARERLISIDETHGIPGKEKEQLKERKGAPAIGTKLVREYLGERHEVVVLDNGFQYKNGVYRSLSSIAREITGSHMSGPAFFGIRKKGGSE